In the Hordeum vulgare subsp. vulgare chromosome 7H, MorexV3_pseudomolecules_assembly, whole genome shotgun sequence genome, one interval contains:
- the LOC123408865 gene encoding protein CYTOKININ-RESPONSIVE GATA TRANSCRIPTION FACTOR 1-like, which yields MSTIYMSQLSTAFPLMEEDHHHQDHHQGHFQAFTLPKDPPILFPFVISNSSPSENSSTLSYGSDQHLMQHHVMLDQPQHMIGGSSSVFSTPFPTVESIRDDMIERSYSYDPYDMEKLQATSGSLKIGKWTAPAPAAKMRITRKTSDPGVKKPRKRAQAYEDHGHMGGMNQALGVIRTCSDCNTTKTPLWRSGPCGPKSLCNACGIRQRKARRAMMATGAAPATDVGAAKAAAAGEAAVTVHPPKVKKEKRAADVDRSLPFKKRCKVVQDHTATNSAASTTVEAAAEPPIVVTTTTTTTDAAPARDLVDTIGANWSKSPTAATASCFRPPPAPFAVSVPVQDEITDAAMLLMTLSCELVRS from the exons ATGTCTACCATCTACATGAGCCAGCTCTCTACTGCTTTCCCTCTAATGGAGGAAGATCATCATCACCAGGATCACCATCAGGGACACTTCCAGGCCTTCACCCTGCCCAAGGATCCCCCGATCTTGTTCCCTTTTGTGATCAGCAACAGCAGCCCTAGCGAGAACAGCAGTACTCTCAGCTACGGATCGGACCAGCACTTGATGCAGcaccatgtcatgctagatcagccCCAACAT ATGATCGGTGGATCATCGAGTGTGTTTTCGACGCCGTTCCCGACCGTCGAGAGCATCCGCGACGACATGATCGAGCGATCCTACTCGTACGATCCATATGATATGGAGAAGCTGCAGGCCACCAGCGGATCGCTCAAGATCGGCAAGTGGACGGCGCCTGCTCCCGCAGCCAAGATGAGGATCACGAGGAAGACGAGCGATCCTGGTGTCAAGAAGCCGAGGAAGAGGGCGCAGGCATACGAGGATCATGGCCACATGGGCGGCATGAACCAAGCTCTGGGTGTTATTAGGACATGCTCTGATTGCAACACCACCAAGACCCCCTTGTGGAGGAGTGGTCCTTGTGGCCCCAAG TCGCTTTGCAACGCATGCGGCATCAGGCAGCGGAAGGCGCGCCGGGCGATGATGGCCACCGGGGCGGCGCCCGCCACCGATGTTGGTGCAGCCAAGGCCGCCGCGGCGGGTGAAGCCGCCGTGACCGTGCACCCACCgaaggtgaagaaggagaagagagctGCCGACGTTGACCGGTCCCTGCCGTTCAAGAAACGGTGCAAGGTGGTCCAGGATCACACCGCCACAAACTCCGCTGCTTCCACCACCGTCGAGGCTGCCGCAGAGCCACCGATCgtcgtcaccaccaccaccaccaccactgatGCTGCGCCGGCGAGGGATCTCGTCGACACCATCGGGGCCAACTGGAGCAAGAGCCCTACTGCCGCCACAGCCTCCTGCTTCCGGCCACCGCCGGCGCCCTTCGCGGTGTCAGTGCCGGTGCAAGACGAGATCACGGACGCCGCCATGCTGCTGATGACGCTATCCTGCGAGCTTGTCCGGAGCTGA